In Sphingopyxis sp. FD7, a single window of DNA contains:
- a CDS encoding EscU/YscU/HrcU family type III secretion system export apparatus switch protein has protein sequence MAEGPDKDQKTEQPTAKKRADSMREGDVLMSRELATALMMLAAAGWIVAAGGWFVQSAGDLVRRGLTLTAADVADFAPAEALMRNGAEILLPLASLFALALGAAVAGPAMLGSMGWRGKALHFKGNRINPLTGLKRMFGMQGATELAKAIAKVLLLGTIGYWLVASSLPAIMTMASTDLIAAIGLAGKAIGHAMLALAGGLVVIALIDVPVQWFQRNKRLMMSKQEVKDEMRQSDGAPELKQAQRQRAHEILSGSARKAVSEATVVLTNPTHFSVALRYRPGTDAAPVVVARGRGDVALSIRELARTANVPLLEYPQLTRAIYFTARAGRTIPEELFVAVATVLAFVFQLERAVADGIAPPAVDVPPSHRFDPEGRRQA, from the coding sequence ATGGCGGAGGGCCCCGACAAGGACCAGAAAACCGAACAGCCGACGGCGAAGAAGCGCGCCGATTCGATGCGCGAGGGCGATGTGCTGATGTCGCGCGAGCTGGCGACCGCGCTGATGATGCTCGCCGCCGCGGGGTGGATCGTCGCCGCGGGCGGCTGGTTCGTGCAGTCGGCGGGCGACCTCGTCCGTCGCGGCCTCACCCTGACCGCCGCCGACGTCGCCGATTTCGCCCCCGCGGAGGCGCTGATGCGAAACGGCGCCGAAATCCTGCTGCCGCTCGCGAGTCTGTTCGCGCTGGCGCTCGGCGCCGCGGTCGCAGGCCCCGCGATGCTCGGCTCGATGGGCTGGCGCGGGAAGGCGCTGCATTTCAAGGGCAACCGCATCAATCCGTTGACCGGACTCAAGCGCATGTTCGGAATGCAGGGCGCGACCGAGCTGGCCAAGGCGATCGCGAAAGTGCTGCTGCTCGGGACGATCGGTTACTGGCTGGTCGCGAGCAGCCTGCCCGCGATCATGACGATGGCGTCCACCGACCTGATCGCCGCGATCGGCCTTGCCGGCAAGGCGATCGGCCATGCGATGCTGGCGCTCGCCGGGGGGCTCGTCGTCATCGCGCTGATCGACGTGCCGGTGCAATGGTTCCAGCGCAACAAGCGGCTGATGATGAGCAAGCAGGAGGTGAAGGACGAGATGCGCCAGTCCGACGGCGCGCCCGAACTCAAGCAGGCGCAGCGCCAGCGCGCGCACGAGATTTTGAGCGGATCGGCGCGCAAGGCGGTGTCCGAGGCGACCGTCGTGCTCACCAACCCGACACATTTTTCGGTCGCGCTGCGCTATAGGCCGGGGACCGACGCCGCGCCGGTCGTCGTCGCGCGCGGGCGCGGCGACGTCGCTTTGTCGATCCGCGAACTCGCGCGCACGGCCAATGTGCCGCTGCTCGAATATCCGCAGCTGACCCGCGCCATCTATTTCACCGCGCGCGCGGGGCGCACCATCCCCGAAGAATTGTTCGTTGCGGTGGCGACCGTGCTCGCCTTCGTCTTCCAGCTCGAACGCGCGGTCGCCGACGGCATCGCGCCGCCCGCGGTCGATGTGCCGCCCTCGCACCGTTTCGACCCCGAGGGGCGGCGCCAGGCTTAA
- the fliD gene encoding flagellar filament capping protein FliD, translating to MVNSIANSLGFGSGIDIPKLVDDLSNASRQPKIARLTELTQANQTRISAVAQARADLDGFADSLSQMIGDGTLRSTPTVSDDSVLGATSRAGLSADSFAATVVVNQLARAQTNYSGVVADRTAAIGTGTMTLTVGGVAQAIAIDAAGNSLDGLAEAINASGAGVTASIIADEGGHRLILKGPTGEANGFTLTADAGADPGLAAFATDGGMTLGQSAADAEFTIDGIAFSRATNIVDDVVPGMSLTLKKAAPGQPVDIGASRPLDMIKQTVGDFVAVYNQLKASLTAASNLPGATASLRELERELGGLIHQVISSHDSINQLSDIGLSVTKEGLLSVDNAKLDKALETDAGAVEALFNPRRDATHNETTDPGIAFALDAIRDKAVGANGAIDRVSRSLADKQKSLADQLAKVEEREDAYRARLEKQYGALEAKLAAFKATQSYLEQQIKLWTNQGND from the coding sequence ATGGTCAATTCCATCGCCAACAGCCTGGGCTTCGGGTCGGGCATCGACATTCCGAAGCTGGTCGACGACCTGTCGAACGCATCGCGCCAACCCAAGATTGCGCGCCTCACCGAATTGACGCAGGCGAACCAGACACGGATCAGCGCGGTGGCGCAGGCGCGCGCCGACCTCGACGGATTTGCCGATTCCCTGAGCCAGATGATCGGCGACGGGACGCTGCGCAGCACCCCGACCGTGTCCGACGACAGCGTGCTCGGCGCGACCAGCCGCGCGGGCCTGTCGGCCGACAGCTTTGCCGCGACCGTCGTGGTGAACCAGCTTGCGCGCGCGCAGACCAATTATTCGGGCGTCGTCGCCGATCGCACCGCCGCGATCGGCACGGGAACGATGACGCTGACCGTCGGCGGCGTCGCGCAGGCGATCGCGATCGACGCGGCGGGCAACAGCCTCGACGGGCTTGCCGAAGCGATCAACGCGAGCGGCGCGGGCGTCACGGCCTCAATCATCGCCGACGAGGGCGGCCACCGGCTGATCCTGAAAGGCCCGACGGGCGAAGCCAATGGCTTTACCCTCACCGCCGATGCCGGTGCCGATCCGGGGCTCGCCGCCTTTGCCACCGATGGCGGCATGACGCTGGGCCAGAGCGCCGCCGACGCCGAGTTCACGATCGACGGCATCGCCTTCAGCCGCGCGACCAATATCGTCGACGATGTCGTTCCCGGCATGTCGCTGACGCTGAAAAAGGCAGCTCCCGGACAGCCCGTCGATATCGGCGCGAGCCGCCCGCTCGACATGATCAAGCAGACGGTGGGCGATTTCGTGGCCGTCTACAACCAGCTCAAGGCGAGTCTCACCGCGGCTTCCAACCTGCCCGGTGCAACGGCCTCGCTGCGCGAACTCGAACGCGAGCTCGGCGGTCTGATCCACCAGGTGATTTCGAGCCACGACAGCATCAACCAGCTATCCGACATCGGCCTTTCGGTGACCAAGGAGGGGCTGCTGTCGGTCGATAACGCCAAGCTCGACAAGGCGCTCGAAACCGACGCCGGTGCTGTCGAAGCCTTGTTCAATCCCCGCCGCGACGCGACGCACAATGAAACGACCGATCCCGGCATCGCCTTTGCGCTCGATGCGATCCGCGACAAGGCCGTCGGCGCCAATGGCGCGATCGACCGCGTATCGCGCTCGCTCGCCGACAAGCAGAAAAGCCTCGCCGACCAGCTTGCGAAGGTCGAGGAGCGCGAAGACGCCTATCGCGCGCGGCTCGAGAAGCAATATGGCGCGCTCGAAGCCAAGCTGGCGGCGTTCAAGGCGACGCAATCCTATCTCGAACAACAGATCAAGCTCTGGACCAACCAGGGCAACGACTAG